The Microbulbifer sp. TB1203 nucleotide sequence CGATGATCTCGCTCTCGTGGCTTGCGAATTCCGTGCGGACTCAGAATGTTGCCGATGAACTGCTCCGCAGCAGCAATGACGTGACAGTCCTGCACCGGACAACCACATTGGACTTCCTGCCCCGAAAGCGGCATGCCGCGTCGGCACTGGTATTCATTTGCGGCTCCGGTATCCACCCAGAGGCATACGCTCCTCTTTTGCGTCCAATTGCCGATTTGGGATATCCGGTATTCACTATCAAATTGCCCTACCGCTTCGCTCCGCTGGATTCCCATAAGAGTCAGGCTGTAACCAGAGCAAGGAAAGTGATTTCCGGTCATCCGGAAATTACCCATTGGGTAATAGCCGGTCATTCTCTGGGCGGGGCATTGGCGGCACGCGTTGCCCGCACAACTGGAGGGTTGCATACCGCATTCGTTTTGATTGGCACCACACACCCGAAAGAGGACGACCTGACGGGAATTGATGCTCCTTTTACAAAAATTTACGCCACTAATGATGGTGTTGCTCCGGTTGATCGAGTCATGGCTTCCAGGGCCCTTTTGCCAAAAGAGACGAACTGGGTCCGGATACCGGGAGGAAATCATTCCCAGTTCGGGCACTATGGGCATCAGCTTTTCGATGGCGAGGCGACGATTACCCGGGAGGCGCAGCAGGCAATTACACGTGAGGCTCTTCTCGAAGCATTGAGAGGGAAAGCTATTGCTACGCAGCCGTTCTTGCATCCTGGGCAAAAAAACTTGTCGCCGCAAATGTCACCCTGAACAGTTTCTCCTCCGAATAAATTCAGGATTTCCGGATGTCGGCGTCTCCCGCCTTCGATGTGGCCAGAATTCGCCTATTCTGTACCTAATCTTTTCCCGACAACCTCAAGTATTCCAATTATGTCCATCGCCACTCTGCTTCGAGAACTCGCAACATACCTGCTGCTGGTGGCATTGATACTGGCAGCAACGGCCTGCCACCGCAACGACGACAGCTCCCGAGTGAGCACACCGGGGCCCGAACAGGACTCGTATGCCTTTGAGCCAACAGCCCAGTCCAGCCAGGTGCAGTGGATTTTGCCGACCAATATGGATGCCTATCGACAACAGATGACCGACTTTGCCCAGACCGGCGGTGCAGACCCTTTTCCAGGTATTCCCATGGTACGCAAGCCCCTGGATCTCCAAGGCAGTGTGGAAGAGCGCGCCCGCTCACTGGCGCACAAGACTGCCGCCGCGGTACTGGAGAACCGCCCCGGGGCAACCGAGATTGTTCAGTTCCAGCTCCAGGGCAGCACCGCCTATATCCAGTTCGGTATGGATGTGGATGGCTGGGCGGGGGTTTCCGTGGCAATAGCGATGGTGCATCCACTGGTCGCTCTGAATCTGAAGCAATTCCCGCAGATAGATGCGGTGCGTTTCGAGGCGCCGCCAGGGGAAAATTAAACCGCCCCGGCGCCATCACCACAGGGAGGGGAGCGTCCGCAGCTGCTTTCAGGCAAGATACTGCAGGAGAAGCGAAGATTAGCGAAATGTCACCTGAGCCCCGGCGATGTCGACCGGTGGCGGAGGCAATCAGGAAAGTTCAATATACTAATAAGGCGGAAGGGAAGGATACTCCTCTCCGGGACCGTATGAGGCAGGGATGCCGATTACGAGCGTACAGGGATGTATTTAAGGGGGGCGCCCAGTCCGTGTCCCGGGAGAGGAGTATCCTGCCCTTCCGACCCGGTAGCAACCCGGACATTCCGGGGAATAGTTTATGGATCTAACTGTCATCCTTGTAATCATTGCGATCAGCTCACTGGCGGCGGCCGTTGTATATGGCACCTCCCGCTGGGAGGCGAGCACCCGGAAACTGCGTGCCCGTCTCGAAGCAGGCGCCCTGCCGGTCGCCCCGGCAATCGTCGATTTTCGCGAACTCAAGGGACTGCCGGTGCCGGTGCAGCGCTATTTCCGGACGGTGCTCAAGGAGGGCCAACCGATGGTCAGCGGTGTCCTTATGCGACATCGGGGAACCTTCAATATGGGTGAAACAGCGGACCGCTGGAAACCGTTTTCTTCCGACCAGCAGGTGATCACCCGGAGGCCGGGTTTCCACTGGGATGGCAAGATTGCAATAACCCCCGGCTTCCCGGCCCGCGTGTATGACGCTTATATCGGCGGCGAAGGTATCCTGCATGCCGCCTTGCTCGGCTTGTTTACCGTAGCCGATCTGCGCGGCACACACGAAATCGCGGAAGGCGAACTCATGCGTTTCTTCGCCGAGGCGGCGTGGTATCCAACCGCCTTGCTCCCTAGCCAGGGAGTTCGCTGGGAGCCGGTCGATGAGCGTTCCGCGCAGGCCACACTGTTCGACGGCACGGCTGCCCCGACGTTGCTGTTCCGCTTCAACGATGCCGGTGTAATCGAGACAGTACATGCAGAAGCCCGCGGCCGTACCCTGAGGAATCAGGTTGTTCCGACACCCTGGCAGGGGCATTTCTGGAACTATCGAGAGCGCAAGGGCATGCGGGTGCCGCTCAATAGCGAGGGGGCCTGGTTGCTGCCCGAGGGCACAAAGCCATACTGGCGCGGGCATATCACCAATATCACCTATAACTTTGCGGGGTAAAGGAAAGGGTAAGGGAATGCAATACCCCGCACAGAAATTTCCCAGGCAGGGTATTTCCGAATAAACCCGAGGGCCACCACCCTCTTCAAGGGCCAACGGGCATATTAGCGAACTGACCGGGATGGACCGGTCCAGATGCGCAATAGAGATCATTCCACACAGGCATATCCGGTGCCCTTGGCTATTATTGCTATAGGCGCGAATTTCTTCGAACAGATATGCGCCAGCAGCCCCGGCCGGCCTGCGCCGCCGGGAACCACCCTATACGTGGGGAGTTACGCCATGTCGATGTGCCACAATGCCCGTTTTCCTCTGGCTGCAGGTTTCCTGACCCTGGTTACCGTCCTGACCTCGGCGATGGCAAACGCCCAGTCCACATCTGAATCCGAGTCCCGCACTCTGTACCAGCGGCTCGGGGGCCTCATGCCAATCTCGGTGGTGGTGAGCGATCTTATCGACGTACTGGTCACAGATCCGGAGATCAACCGCAATCCCGCGGTAGACGCGGCCCGTAAACGGGTGCCGGCTCCCTATTTGAAATTCCAGGTGACCGCACAGGTCTGTCAGGTCACTGGTGGCCCCTGCAAGTACACCGGGCGCAGTATGAAAGAGGCCCACGCCCACCTGAATATCACCGAGGGCGAATGGCAGCGCATGGTCACGCTGCTGAAGCAGGTCCTTGCCAAGCATAAGGTGCCGGCGCAGGAGAGCCGGGAGCTGCTGGATATCGTCAATTCCACCAAACCGGATATTGTGACCCGTCCGTAGCGGGAGCGGAAACAGTTCTGGAAGCACGGATGCACCATGAACCAAGCCGTCCACTTCAGTGTCGAGTCCCGGCCCCTTCCCCCTCAATCGCTGCTACTGCTCCCACTGCCGCAAGACGGCCGGTGGCTGCGCTGTCGATTCGTACGGAGAAGTAAAATGCCCGGGCGGCTGTGAAGCGGCTCTACCGGGCTGTGACACCGTGCCGGCATTGGCGGTTATCCTATTAAACTGGCACGAGCGCCCGCAGGGGACCCCGGCATTCGCCGGGGTAATTATTTTACTGATCAGGCCTACTAAACTCCCTAGTGCCCCTGTCTGGTAACAGGTTCATAACTTCCCCAAATCCATCTAGCTAGAGGGCCAATATGGCCTATGAATTCACCAGCCTGCAGCAACTGCTCGACCATATCGCCAAAACTGCCCGGCACCGCAAGCGGATCTCCCTGGACATGGTGGTCAGGGCAGTCGGGCAGCGTTCTTTCGCCCCCCTTTTGTTACTGGTGGGTATTATCCTGTTTTCGCCCCTCAGCGGTATTCCCGGCCTTCCCACGACCATGGCTCTATTGGTGTTACTGGTTGCAGTTCAGCTCCTCCTTGGGCGTAAACATTTCTGGATGCCGGGATGGATACTGCACCGATCCATCTCCAAGGCCAGACTGATCAAGGCGTTGTACTGGCTGCAATCCCCCACAAGAGTTATTGACCGCTGGCTGCATCCCCGTCTGAGATTATTGGTAGGGCGTACAGGCACCTACGTAATCGCGATAATCTGTGTTGTTATCGCCCTGGTGCTACCGATTATGGAAGTGGTGCCCTTCTCCGCAACCGCTGCAGGTTTGACACTGACCGCTTTCGGCCTGGCACTGGTCGCTCAAGATGGATTATTGGCCATGTTAGCCTTTGTATTTACTACAGCCACGTTTGGACTGGTTATCCTTGCCCTGATTTGAACAATACGCGATCATTCTACTGATTGAGGCACAGAAAAAATCCAGGGAATGAAACACACAAATGGTAAATATAAAACTGAAGTGTAGTTGTGGCGCAGTTGAAGGCAAAGCTGTGGGTATTTCACCGAATACGGGGACCCGCCTCGTCTGTTACTGCGATGATTGCCAGGCTTTCGCCCGCTACCTGGGCCGGGAGAAAGAGATACTGGACCAGTATGGTGGAACGGATATTTTCCAGTTGCCGCCATCCCGCATCGAAATAAGCAAGGGTAAGGAGCAGTTACGCTGTATGCGCCTGACTCCCAAAGGCATGTACCGCTGGTACACCGACTGCTGCAAAACGCCGATTGGCAACACCGTATCCGGCGGTATGCCCTTTGTCGGTATGATTCACAACTTTATGGACAACGCCAAAAGCCGGAATACCGATCTCGGCCCGGTGCTCGGCCATGTACAGGCGAAGTTTGCCAAGGGGACTCTCCCTCCCGACCGCAATCACTCGGGAGTTCTGCTGGGTATCACCTTGCGTTTCCTGCGCAAAATACTTATGGCCAAATTGCGCGGTCAGGGGCAACCCTCCCCATTTTTCGATTCTAAGGGGGCACCGGTGTCCAATCCCCTTATATTGCCGCCTGAAGCTTAATATAAGGCTCCATAGCAACTACTAATCAACGGACCACTCGTCTCTCGTGATATCGGGATCTGTCATGGCCCCCAGAGCCTCCCATAAGGTGAGATAGTGCCGTGGTAAAACGTCAACGCCACTCGCCATGATGCTGGAAGTCCTGTCTCCCCACCTGTCCGGTGGTTCCACTCCTGCTGCATGCGCCAGGTTGGTAAAATCTGTTTGTTTCTGCCCCAAGTTGCCGGAGGTACGATTCCTGTATTCGTCGGGCAGTCCGAGGGTGTGCCCAAACTCGTGCCCGGCAACTGCATATACATTGCCGCTATAGCTCGTCTCGAAACTCGAATCCGGCGTCAATTCCACTTTTCGGCTTGCCGGATCGTTTGGAGCACCGACTGCCCCCTTGCCATCAGGTATCGCAGGTTGGGGCACTCCCTCTGACTGCAACAGATCCCGCACCGCATTAGCCCGGTCTTCAGACAGGCGTTGGTTGAAGGCAGCCCGCCCCTCCGCGCTGGCGAAGCCGTCGATCAGCAGTGGAATGACGGGGTCCGAGGGATTTTTCTGTTTCATCAGGTTCGCCAAGGCTCGAAGCTTTACTTCCTCTCCGGGCCGGATTGCGCTCTTGCCCTGCTCAAAAAGAATGGGAGATGCCGACGTTGAGGAAATCGCCCGCTCCAACCTCATTCTTTCCGATCGGGCAACATCGCGACTTCTGTGGTTCTGCTTGTCCACCACATCATTTTCATCCAGCTCTCCACTACCCTGCCAATCTGCCGTACCGGGATTGCGCGCACGGAATGTGGATTTTCGACTTGCAGAAGCGCTCGACATTTTAAAAACATTCACATTGAAATGCGCATCAGT carries:
- a CDS encoding alpha/beta hydrolase, encoding MAFLLWSMISLSWLANSVRTQNVADELLRSSNDVTVLHRTTTLDFLPRKRHAASALVFICGSGIHPEAYAPLLRPIADLGYPVFTIKLPYRFAPLDSHKSQAVTRARKVISGHPEITHWVIAGHSLGGALAARVARTTGGLHTAFVLIGTTHPKEDDLTGIDAPFTKIYATNDGVAPVDRVMASRALLPKETNWVRIPGGNHSQFGHYGHQLFDGEATITREAQQAITREALLEALRGKAIATQPFLHPGQKNLSPQMSP
- a CDS encoding DUF6544 family protein translates to MDLTVILVIIAISSLAAAVVYGTSRWEASTRKLRARLEAGALPVAPAIVDFRELKGLPVPVQRYFRTVLKEGQPMVSGVLMRHRGTFNMGETADRWKPFSSDQQVITRRPGFHWDGKIAITPGFPARVYDAYIGGEGILHAALLGLFTVADLRGTHEIAEGELMRFFAEAAWYPTALLPSQGVRWEPVDERSAQATLFDGTAAPTLLFRFNDAGVIETVHAEARGRTLRNQVVPTPWQGHFWNYRERKGMRVPLNSEGAWLLPEGTKPYWRGHITNITYNFAG
- a CDS encoding group 1 truncated hemoglobin; protein product: MSMCHNARFPLAAGFLTLVTVLTSAMANAQSTSESESRTLYQRLGGLMPISVVVSDLIDVLVTDPEINRNPAVDAARKRVPAPYLKFQVTAQVCQVTGGPCKYTGRSMKEAHAHLNITEGEWQRMVTLLKQVLAKHKVPAQESRELLDIVNSTKPDIVTRP
- a CDS encoding exopolysaccharide biosynthesis protein — protein: MAYEFTSLQQLLDHIAKTARHRKRISLDMVVRAVGQRSFAPLLLLVGIILFSPLSGIPGLPTTMALLVLLVAVQLLLGRKHFWMPGWILHRSISKARLIKALYWLQSPTRVIDRWLHPRLRLLVGRTGTYVIAIICVVIALVLPIMEVVPFSATAAGLTLTAFGLALVAQDGLLAMLAFVFTTATFGLVILALI
- a CDS encoding DUF6151 family protein, with the protein product MVNIKLKCSCGAVEGKAVGISPNTGTRLVCYCDDCQAFARYLGREKEILDQYGGTDIFQLPPSRIEISKGKEQLRCMRLTPKGMYRWYTDCCKTPIGNTVSGGMPFVGMIHNFMDNAKSRNTDLGPVLGHVQAKFAKGTLPPDRNHSGVLLGITLRFLRKILMAKLRGQGQPSPFFDSKGAPVSNPLILPPEA
- a CDS encoding OmpA family protein encodes the protein MAFANPATRDISRAPPVPPAQQMPATDTPAQAANNPAWSQLATAEHESMDAGVADAAPVPSDASVPIPGGVGPPAPSGPDACSTQDEEDRKNAFRYSIKSVSRFRPSAGYGMFDATYIPFASLMTASVKMKFNFLPAEDMPDIWTLAQLIADGNTAEVAKYFWTEPQQRQYETDYVTQVASRWSLQHAFRSTKPCWPFVAHPVVYPSIVASDTDAHFNVNVFKMSSASASRKSTFRARNPGTADWQGSGELDENDVVDKQNHRSRDVARSERMRLERAISSTSASPILFEQGKSAIRPGEEVKLRALANLMKQKNPSDPVIPLLIDGFASAEGRAAFNQRLSEDRANAVRDLLQSEGVPQPAIPDGKGAVGAPNDPASRKVELTPDSSFETSYSGNVYAVAGHEFGHTLGLPDEYRNRTSGNLGQKQTDFTNLAHAAGVEPPDRWGDRTSSIMASGVDVLPRHYLTLWEALGAMTDPDITRDEWSVD